A DNA window from Arachis hypogaea cultivar Tifrunner chromosome 18, arahy.Tifrunner.gnm2.J5K5, whole genome shotgun sequence contains the following coding sequences:
- the LOC112772592 gene encoding uncharacterized protein yields MLSEMNKELKGLRCVVSGSGKIAMHVLEKLIAYGALPVSVSDSKGYLVDEDGFDYMKIQFLRYIKAQQRSLRYGGIELWVIKIRGSAFLWHHVRCMVAVLFMIGKGLESPNVIDMLLDTTSIPRKQYTMASDIPLVLQSCEFEDIKFICS; encoded by the exons ATGCTTTCTGAGATGAATAAAGAACTCAAAGGATTAAG ATGCGTGGTGAGTGGTTCTGGAAAGATTGCAATGCATGTTTTGGAGAAGCTAATTGCTTATGGTGCTCTTCCCGTTTCCGTATCAG ATTCTAAAGGATATTTGGTTGATGAAGATGGATTTGACTACATGAAAATACAATTTCTGAGATACATCAAAGCTCAACAGAGAAGTTTGAG GTATGGTGGTATTGAACTTTGGGTGATTAAAATAAGAGGTAGTGCTTTCCTATGGCACCACGTTCGCTGCATGGTTGCTGTTCTATTCATGATTGGCAAAGGCCTGGAATCTCCAAAT GTAATTGATATGCTACTGGACACTACTAGTATCCCAAGGAAACAGTACACCATGGCTTCGGATATTCCATTGGTTCTTCAGTCGTGTGAATTTGAAGATATTAAGTTTATATGCTCATGA